A segment of the Campylobacter vulpis genome:
AAATAATGCGATGAATATCCACCTAACCCTAGTGCCTTTCATCAAAGCCGCAGGAGAGCTTAAAACCAAGCCAACCCAGCACAGCGTAGGAGAGCTAAGACGCATAGGAATAAGTCCTGATATGATTATTTGCAGGAGCGAAAAGCCTCTTGATAGGGATTTGAAAGATAAAATCGCTATTTCTTGCGGAGTGCAGAAAAATTGCGTCATAGAAAGTATCGATGCGGCTAGCATTTATCAAATTCCGCTTAATTTTTTAAAGCAGGATATTTTAACACCTATTTGTGAAGCTTTAAGCCTTAAAAATTTAAAACCAAATATGGAAAATTGGGATAGCTTAGTCAAAAGAGTAATTGCTCCAAGTAATGAAGTTAAAATCGCTTTTGTGGGAAAATATGTCGATTTAAAAGAAAGTTATAAAAGCCTTACAGAAGCCCTTATCCACGCTGGTGCGGCACTTGATACTAGGGTTGAAATTCGTTGGATTGATAGTGAAAAACTAGAAAATTTAGACCCAAATGAAAGCTTTAAGGAAGTGAGTGGAATTTTAGTCGCTGGGGGCTTTGGTGTGCGTGGAGTGGAGGGCAAAATTAAAGCCATTACTTACGCAAGAGAGTATAAAATCCCATTTTTAGGGATTTGTTTAGGAATGCAGCTTGTTTTGGTGGAGTTTGCAAGAAATGTTTTAAAAATTAAAGATGCAAATTCGAGCGAATTTGAGCCAAATTGTAAAAATCCTGTCGTTTATCTCATCGATGAATTTATCGATAATAGTGGCAAAAAGCAAATTCGCACGGCTAAAACTCCGCTTGGAGGCACGATGAGACTGGGTGCTTATCCTTGTCAAATCAAAGAAAACACTCTTTTAAGTAAAATTTACAATACAAAAAATATCAAAGAACGCCATCGTCATCGTTTTGAAGCAAACCCAAAATTCCGTAAAAATTACGAAAATAAGGGCTTGGTAGTGAGTGGGGAGAGTGATGGCTTAATCGAAGCAGTGGAGCTTAAAACACACGATTTCTTTTTAGCCGTGCAGTTTCACCCTGAATTTACTTCAAGACTAGAAAGAGTTAATCCTGTCATTTTAAATTTTATCAAGGCAGCAAATGCACACCATAACTAAAAAAGAACTCAAACAAATTTTAGCTTCACGCTTTGAAAATGATCTACATAAAAAGCTTTGCGAACTACCATTACCTAGCTGCTTAAAAGATATTTATAAAGCGGCAAATCGCATTAAAGAAGCCATTGAAAGAAATGAAAAAGTCGCCATTGTGGGCGATTATGATGTCGATGGAATCATTTCTTGTGTGATTTTAAGCGAATTTTTTGATGATATAGGTTTTGATTATAGTGTGAAAATTCCTAATCGCTTTAAAGACGGATATGGACTTAATGAAGAGATTATCAATGAACTTGAAAATATTAAAGTCATCATCACGGTAGATAATGGCATAGCCGCACTTGAGGCTGCAAAACTTTGCAAAGAAAGGGGCATTGACCTTATCATTACAGACCATCACACACCCTTACAAACCCTGCCGCAAGCTTACGCTATCATCAATCCTAAACAAAAAGAATGTAATTTTCCCAATATCGAAATTTGCGGAGCACAGGTAGCTTGGTACCTAATCGCAGCTTTGAAAGAAGTGTGTAGATTAAAATACGATATGTGTAAGTTTTTAGAGCTTTTAGCCATAGCCATTGTGGCTGATATGATGGAGCTTAGGGACTTAAATAGGGCTTGTGTAAGAAGAGGGATAGAGTGCATTAATAAATCCAAAAGAGCGGCTTTTAGAGCAATGAAGCACTATTATCAAAAAGATAAATTTGCCATTGATAATATAGGCTTTTTAATCGCCCCTTTAATTAATAGTGCAGGGAGAATGGACGATGCGAGCGTTTCTTATAAATTTTTACACACTAAAGATTTTAATAAAGCAATGGATTATTTAGAACAAATCATTAGCTTTAATGAAAGCCGTAAAGATGAGGAAAAACAGCTTTTTGAAGAGAGTTTAAAGCAAATTGATGAAAAGCAATCTTGTATCATTGTGGGAGGAGAAGAGTGGCACGAAGGGGTGCTTGGCATAGTGGCAAGCCGTTTGGCAAAGCATTTTAAAAAACCCTCTTTTGTCTTTTCTATCAATGCCAATAAGCTTAAAGGGAGTGCTAGAAGTGTCGGCAAGATAGATATCTTAAGTCTAATTTCTAAAGCAAATCCCTATCTTAAAAACTACGGCGGTCATAAAGGAGCGGCGGGACTTAGCTTGGAACTTAAAGATTATGAAAATTTTAAAAACCTAATTCAAAAAGAAAGCACTTTAATTAATAAAGAAGAATTTTTAGATACAGAAGAAACTCTAGGAGTGCTAGAGCCTAGTGAGATTGATTTTGAAATGCTTGAAATTTTAGAGAGTTTTGAGCCTTTTGGGTATAAAAATCCTCGTCCTTATTTCGTGCTAAAAAATTTAAAAGTCAAAAATAAAAAATTACTCGGTAAAGAAAAAAAGCATTTAAAACTCATCTTAGTCAAAGATAATAAAACCATAGAAGCACTTTTTTTCAATTTCGACAAAGAGCCAAATTTAGAAGAGACTATTGATGTGGTAGGTAGCATTTCTAAAAATGAATTTAGAGGACTTGTAACGCCTCAATTTATCATTCAAGAACTTTCTTTACTCTCTTCTTAAATCAAAGGTAAAAAACTTACTTTTAAAGTCATTTGGCAGGGTTTTATACTGCAAAAGTGCGGGCTCATAATTTTGCACTTCGTGGTATAAAAAGCCTAAAGCAGCTTTACTTTCTTTATTACCATTATCATTTAATTTTGCAAGTTGTAAAAGAGCTATGGCGGAGTTTGGATTATTCGCTCCTGTGGCAGCAACAGCGGCTAAAAAAAGCGTGTGAGAATCTTTAACTCCATACTCGTCAATCAAAACATTATAAAGTGCATAAGCTTCCTCAAACTGCCCTGCAAAAATATCCAAATAGGCTAAAGTTTGAATCGCTCCTTCATTTTGTCCAGCGTTTGTATTAAGATATTCTTTAAATTTTTGCCTTTCTAAATTTAAAATCCCTGCAATGTGCATCAAAGAAACATAATACTCCCTAGCAATGTCTGCTCCGCCAAACACCGCCCTATAATCAAAACCCAAATTTTTAAAATGAATTTGTGCGTTTTGAGCGTATTCTTTGATATTGGCATTTTCATTAAGAGAATTAAAATACAAAATATTACTTATAATATCATTTGGTAAAAGAGTTTTTAGTTTAGCGATTTTAACGCCTACTTGCTGATTTAAGCCATTATTTTTAGCGATAATGGCTTCAAAAATGAGACTAAGGGGCGTTTCTTGCTTAAGCTCATCTAAAAAAGGTAGCATAGAAATAAAGTCTGCATTTGCTAAAAAAAGCATACTTTTTGCCATAGTGGCTTTAAATTCAGCATCTACACTTATATTTTCTAGAATTTCATTATAGAATTTGTTTGTATTCACTCCACTAAGCTTTGCACTTAGCATCGCAAAAGCACCTGCTTGATAGTTCTTAGGATTAAGATGATAAGAGCTTGCAAAATGCTTATAGGCAAGTTCATAATTTTGCAATTGAGCGTAGGTAAGTGCTAGATTATAATGTAAAATACTATGTTCTGGATAAACATCAAGCAAGGCTTTAAATTCGGCATTTGCCTGCCTTAAGCGTTGATTTAAAGCGTGATTAATAATGCTAGCAATTTTAACATTTGTCGAAGAAAGCGCACGGCTTGCATTCAAATAACTGCCCGTATTAAAATTATCATCGACAAAGCCTGTAATATTTGCTTTTTTAATATAAAAAGCCGCTTGTTTGCTGTCAAAAACCTGATAGGGTGCAAAATAAAAAAGTAAATCAAACTGATCTTTAGAATTTTTAAGTAAATCTTTTGAAAAATTTTCCTGTGCCAAATTAATATCAAAAAGCTCTTTTGAAAGTATAGTTTTAATCTTGTAACGCCCTAAAATTTTGTATTTTTCCGCCTCGTCTTTATAAGCATTATCGAGCCGTGCTAACATATCTTGAAAACGACCTGTTTTTAAATCCACAAGCGTAAGAGTTGCTAAACTAGCGTTAAAATCTCTTTCTATCTTCATAGCTGTTTCTAAAGCTCTTCTAGCCCTATCATACTCACCTACTCTTGCATACAATAGCCCTAAAGAGAGACTTGACTCAAAACTTCCTTGCGTTGTAAGTTCATTAATTGCCTTTTTATCAAGGTCCATTTTGGCATAAATTTTAGCTGAAAGATATTTTGCCGTATCAGTATAAGGTTCTATTTTTGTTTTTTGAAGCATTTGCAAAGCTTCTGGATAATAGCCCTTATAATAATTAATCAAGCTAAGATAATATTCATAAAGCTTAGATTTACCCTCTTTTGGCAAATAAATTTCAGCCAAGCTTATGTAGTAGCGAAATTTTTCTTCATCATTGAGTTTTAAGGCACAAACAGCAGCATTAATAGCCGAAACGCTTTGATTTTCTCCATTAGAAATGGCTCTTTTAAAACTTTCAAGTGCGGTTTTAAAATCGCCCTCATTCATCTGCGAAACGCCCAAATTATAATTAGAAAGTGCTTCATTATAAACAGCCACTTGCGCATAAACTTCTAAGGCTTGCTCAATCTCACCTCTAAGATAAAGTGCATTTGCCTTTTGTATCATTCCATCAATCTTAGCCATATCGCTATAATCATAAGACTCATCAAGAGGCGTTATAGGGTGCGACTCTTCTTTGTCGGCAAAAAAGTCTGCTTTAATATTGCCCTCGCTAAAAGTGAGATAAAAAAGCGTGAAAATAAGAACAGATATAATAGCCAAAGAAAGTCCCACAAGAGACATAAATTTCTTATCTTTATACCACTCTTGCGTTTTTTGCTCATCGACTTCTTCGAAAAAAGTGCTTTCCTCCTCTTTAGCTCCCTCTCTTGTAAAACTAAAGCCTGTGCTACTTTCACTAGGAAGTTCTTCTGGTAAAGCGGCTAATTCTTCCCCCTCAGGTGCCGCCCCCTCTTCACCTCTAAAGCCATCTAAGCTTTCATCAAGTCTTTTTTCTTCGGGTTTTTCAAGGATTACTTCTTCAGCCATTTAACTTCTCAAAAATATTTTCTTAACACATCTGGTATAGCTATTTTGCCATCTTTATCTTGATAATTTTCCATAATCGCTACTAAAGTCCTCCCCACAGCCAAAGAAGAGCCATTAAGTGTATGGACAAGCTCATTTTTACCCTGTTCATTTTTATAACGAATTTTCGCTCTTCTTGCTTGAAAATCACGACAATTTGATATGGAAGAAATTTCTCTATATTTGTTTTGTCCCGGCAACCATACTTCTAAATCTATCGTTTTAGCCGCACTAAAACCCAAATCCCCCGTGCAAAGCATCACCCACCTATGTGCCAAACCAAGTGAGCTAAGTAAATCACTCGCACACTCACACATTTCATTAAACACACTTTGGCTTTGCTTAGGACTTGTGATGCTGACAAGTTCGACTTTTTCAAATTGATGTTGCCTTATAATGCCTCTTGTATCACGCCCTGCACTCCCCGCTTCTTTTCTAAAGCACGCACTATAAGCCGTCATTTTAAGTGGTAAATTCTCCGCACTTAAAATTTCATCGTTAAAAAGATTTGTTAAGGCAATTTCTGAAGTTGAGATGAGATATAAATCCTCCTCCTCAATCTTATACATATCGTCCTTAAATTTCGGCAGCTGTCCTGTGCCAAACATCGCATTTTCATTTACCAAAAATGGCACATTGACAAGCTTAAAACCTCGCGATCTGTTGAAATCTATCATATAATTTATCAAAGCACGATTTAGTAAAGCTCCTTCCTCTTTAAGCACACAAAAACGACTTTGTGCGATTTTAACCCCCCGCACAAAATCAAGCCACTCAAGCTTCTCACCAAGCTCAAAATGCTCCCTTGGCTCAAAATCAAATGAAGGTGGAGTAAGCACCCTTTTAAGCTCTAAATTTGCGTCCTCATCTTCGCCCACTACCACATCATCATCGGGGATATTTGGTATCTTAAAGGCTAAGCTTTCAAGCCTTTCTTCAAGCTCTTTGACCTTTTGATTTTGTGTGGAGATTTTTGTTTTATTTTCACTTAATTTTTGCTTTAATTCTTCTTTATTTTCGGCATTTGCTAGTTCTTTACTAAATTTATTTTGAAAGGCTTGAAGTTCCTCTAAAAGCGTTTTTTCTTTTTTTAAAAGTGTAAATATTTCACTCAAATCCTTAAGCAAAGCCTCATCAAGCTTTTTATTTTTAAGTTTTGCCGCCACGCCATCAAAGTCATTTTGTAATTTTTTTAAATCTAGCATTAACCCTCTTTTATAAAAATTTCTTAATCATAGCTTAGTTAAGTTAATTATAAGCCTATTTTATCATAAATTTTTTGCATTTTATTTTGTGCGATTTTTCTCGCTTTACTTGCTCCAAATTCTAAAATTTCTTCAAGCTTTTTAGGCTCTTTTAAATAATTTTCATAATTTTCCTGTGCTTCTTTAAAATACGCTCCTACAAGTTCATTTAAATACGCTTTAAAATGTCCATAACCCTCGCCACCTCTTTCATACCTTCTTTTCAACTCCTCTTGTTTCATCTCATCTAAAAAAAGCTTTGCGATTTTAAAAATATTGCAATCTTGCCAGTTTTTAGGCTCTTCTAAAGGTGTGCTATCTGTTACAATAGAAGAAATTTGTTTTTTTCTTAGCTTTTCGCCGGCAAAAATATCGATAGTATTTTGATAAGATTTACTCATCTTAGCTCCGTCAGTGCCGGGCACCACGGCAACATTTTCACTCACCCTAGCTTCAGGCAGGGTAAAAATTTCTCCCCACTCATTATTAACCTTTAACGCAATGTCTCTTGCAATTTCAACATGTTGAATTTGATCCTTTCCCACAGGCACGACTTGCGTGTCAAAAAGTAAAATATCCGCCGCCATTAAGACAGGATAAGAAAAAAGTCCGTGTGAAGAAGGCAACCCCTTAGCGACCTTATCCTTATAGCTATGCGCTCTTTCAAGCAAACCCATAGGACAAAACTGCGATAAGATCCAATAAAGCTCAAGCACTTCTTTTACATCACTTTGTAGCCAAAAAATGCTTTTTTCGGGTTTAACGCCAAGGCTTAAAAAGGCTGCCGCTGCTTTTAAAGCATTTTGCTTTAAAATTTCGCCCTTTTGACTCGAAGTCATCGCGTGATAATTTGCGATAAAAATAAACATCTCACTTGTTTCTTGTGCCTCTATCATAGGCTTAATCGCACCAAAAAAATTCCCAATATGTAAATCTCCACTTGGCTGAAGTCCTGTTAAAACTCTCATTTTATCCTCTTTTTTAATTCTTTTATCAAGCTTTCTAAATTTTGATTTTCAGTCTCCAAAATCAAATCCGCCTTTTCCTCATACAAAGCAAGTCTTGCGTGATATAATCTTCTCGCTTTTTCCTCGTCCAAAAAAAGCGGTCGTTTTGCCTTTTCTTTCTCGCTCAAACGCTCTTTTAAAAAATCAAAACCCGCTCTTAAATACACGCAAAAGCCTATTTTATTTAAATTTTTTACATTAACAAAACCCCCGCCTGTGGCTAGAGAAATGCCCTTTGTATGGGTAAGAAAATCCGCCATTTTTTGCTCCTCTTTACGAAAAAACTCCTCGCCAAATTTGGCAAAAATTTCACTCACGCTTAAATGAAATTGCATTTCAATCAAGGCATCACTATCCATAAACACACGCCCACTTTCTCTTGCAAAAGCCCTAGCTAAAGTGCTTTTTCCACAGCCCATAAAACCGATGAAAAGAATATTATCTACTTTTTCCACGCTAAATTTACCATTTTAATCTAGTGTGATTTAATTAATTTTTTCAAATCTTCAATAAAATTTGAAAATAATTTAATTTTATCACTTGTTTCCACCTCATCATTTGTAAGGATATAGCAACTATCAATCCTTTTCTCCTTTTTTACGCGAAGCGAGGATTAACGGCACTCCTTCAAAATCAAATTCCTTCCTGATTTGATTTTGCAAATAGCGTTTATAGCTAAAATGTAAAGCCTTAGGTCGGTTCATAATTAAAGCGATTTTAGGCGGTGCTAAGTCATATTGCACAGCATAATAAATTTTGACTAATTTCCCATAATCGTGTGGCAGAGGATGAGCTTTAGTTGCTTTATTAACCAAATCATTAAGCTTTGCGGTAGGAATTTTTTGCGTAAAATTAGCAAAAACCTCTAAAATTTTATCCATTACAATATGCACCCTCTTCCCACTTAAAGCCGACACGCTAATAATAGGTGCGTGAGCGAGGAATTTAAAGCGATCAAGCCTTAATTCTTTTACTACTTTATCAAATTCATAATTTGTTTTATCCCACTTATTTAGCACGATAATCACGCCTAAATAATGCTTACTAATTAGTCCTGCAATACGCTCATCAAGCTCATTAAAGCCCTCATTTGCGTCCAAAACTAAAAGAGCAATTTGCGAGTTTTGAAGCATTTTTTCCGTGCGATTTAGTGCAAATCTTTCAATTCCTTGAATTTTCCCCCTCTTTCTAATGCCTGCTGTATCGATAAATTCTAGCATTTTATCCTTATACATCACACTTTCATTTACAGGGTCTATGGTCGTGCCAGCTATGCTACTTACGACACTTCGTTGCTCTTTCACAAGGGCATTTAAAAGGCTTGATTTGCCAACATTTACACGCCCAACTATGCCGATTTTAATGTGATTTTCATCAATTTCTTTAAATTTAATTTCCTTCTCTTCGTCGTAATTCTCTAAAAATTCCTCTAAACTTTGCTCTTCTTCATCATTTTTTAAAACGCTCGTATGTAAGAATTTCTCAAGCCAAGCATAAAGCTCATCAAGCCCTATATTATGCGTTACAGAAAGGTTAAAAAGCTCTTTTACACCAAAATTTGCAAACTCATACGCCCTCTCCTCGTCCTTTTTATTATCAACCTTGTTGATAATAAGTGCCATAGGCTTTTGAAGTTTTTTTAAGGTATAAAAAAATTTCCTATCCTCTTCATCAGGTAAATTTTTCCCATCGACTAGATAAAGAATAATATCGGCATTTTTAGCAGCATTGAGGGAATTTTGCTTGACATTTTTAAATAGCTCATTGCTTTCATCAAGTCCGCCACTATCAATCAATAAGGCTTCCCTACCATTGATATTAACTTTTATTTTATTTGTATCTCTTGTCGTGCCTGAAATTTCACTTGTGATGGCAATTCTTTGCCTTGCCATACGATTAAAAAGGCTTGATTTGCCAACATTTGGCTTACCTATAAGTATGATACTTTGCATTTTCCCAACTTTTTTAAAATGAATTATATAAAATTTGCCTTAAAATTAAGCAAAAAAGACTAAAATAGCAAGATTTCACTATAAGGAAAGTTATGCTAAGGGTGATTAAGCGTAATTTAGGCGTTTATTTTATGATTTTAGCTTGTTTGGAGTTTGCTTTGATGAGTGCTTGTGCAAAAATCCTAAGCGAAGAATTAAGCTCCATAGAGATTATGTTTTTTCGTAATGTCATCGGCGTGATTTTTATGCTTTATATGCTGAGAAGATTGAAAACACATAAAGAGGGGGGCAAACTTTGGCTTTTGATTTTTAGAGGAGTTGTTGGCGCACTTTCTTTATATCTTTTTTTCTACAATGTCTCGAATATCACGCTTGGAGGGGCTTTTGCCTTTCAAAAAACCTCTCCCATTTTCATCACTTTAATCGCTTTTGTTATTTTCAAAGAAAATATAGGACTTAAAGGGTGGTTTGGAATTTTCATCGCCTTTTTAGGAGTGCTTTTTATCGCTCAACCTTTCACGCACGAGGATTTACACTCTGGCTTTGATTTAAAAAATTCCTTACTTGGCGTTTTAAGTGGCTTTTTAGCAGCTTTAGCGCTTACAAGCGTGAGAGAATTAAGAAACTACTACGCAACAGAGCAAATCGCTTTTTCTTTTATCTTTGTAGGCACATTAATGCCCTTAATTTCTATGCTTGTGGGCGAATTTTATGTCAATGAAAAGCTTGATTTTATCATCGCTCCTTTTGTGATGCCCTCTTTTAAAGCTTGGATTTTTATTTTAGCTATGGGAATTTTAGGCACAATTTATCAAATACACATTACAAAAAGTTACGGCATAGCAAAGCAAGCGGGAATCGTAGCTGGAGTGAGTTATTTAGATGTCGTTTTTTCCATTATCATCGGTATGCTTTTAGGAGATGCCCTACCTAGTGCTATGGTCTTTTTGGGGATAGTGAGCATTGTTTTAGGTGGGCTTATCTTAATGAAAAATAAAAAGAAATAATTCGGTGGTATTATTTTATAATAAAAATTTTTATAATTTTCTTAAGTTAAAAATTAATTTTCGTATTATTTTATATATAAAATAAAATAAATAAGTTATTTTTAGTTTTTATAGTTAGAACAATATTTATTGCAACCTTAATCTTTAATCCCTTAAAGGTAAAAATTGAAAAAACAACATTTCTAAAAAGCTCTTTTGAAAGCAAAAGAAAGGCAATTAGCTTATTTTTAATTAAATTTAGCGAATTTACCGATAGATTGGAAGCAAATATCAAAGATTTTAATCCAAAACGATTAAAAACATATTTAAAAGATGATAAAACTTACTCAAAACAATTAGAGTTTTACAACTATCTACTCGGTGGAAAAATTAATCCCGTAAGAGTCTTAAAAGCTCCTATACATCAATATTTAAATGGCAATTTACAAAACATACAATTTGGACACGAAACTATTCAAATTAATAGCAATGATGGTGTAAAAAGATTTGCTAGATGTATTGAAATTAAAGATTACACAAATGAAACCTTTTCGGGTATTTTAGATATTTTGATGTATTTAGATATTGAATATATCATCACTCAAAGCTTTTCACCTATTCCTAGAATAGACGCAAAATCCGCAATATCTAGACAAAAAAAGCAGCTCATAGCAACTGAAGATGATGGATTTTCACAAGTAGAGCAAATTGATGAAGCTTTAGACCAGCTCACAAATGGGGAGATTTCTTTTGGAAAATACCATTTTTCAATTCTTGTTTATGGAGATAGCTTAAAAGAGTGTAAAGATAATGCAAATCGAGTCATTACAAAGATGAATGAATTAGGATTTGCAGTAACACTAGCAAACATTGCCCTAAGTGCAACTTTCTTTTCGCAACTACCATCAAATTTTGCCATACGCCCAAGAATTAATCTTATTTCATCGCTTAATTATTCCTCATTAATAGCTTTACATAATTTTTCTATGGGGAAAAGAGATAAAAATTGCTGGGGTGATGCTGTAAGCATACTCAAAACTCCTAATAAACAGCCTTATTATTTTAACTTTCATCAAAACTCTGGAGTTAATAAAAATGATTTTGGAGAGCTATTTTTAGCAAATACCTTAATATTAGGTCAAAGTGGCGGTGGTAAAACCGTGTTTATGAATTTTATCGTCAATCAAATGCTTAAATATGCAAATAAAGACACTTTCCCTGATGATATACCACAAGAAAATAGAAAATTTACAGCCATTTACTTAGATAAAGACAAAGGGGCTTTAGGCAATATTTTATGTGCAGGTGGTAGATATATTAGCATTGAAAATGGCAAGCCCACAGGATTTAATCCTTTTATGGTTGAAAGCACACAAGAAAATATAAGACAACTCCAAACCCTAATGAAGCTTTTAGTTACTAGAAATAATGAAATCCTTACAACTAGAGAAGAGGAAATGCTTAATAATGCAGTCAATTCTCTTATGAAAGGCTTTGAAAAGGAGGAGAGAAAATATCCTATCTCTTTGCTACTTGAAAATTTAACAGAAAATGTAGATGATGACAATTCTCTAAAATCAAGATTAGCACTTTTTAAAAAAGGCAAACAATTTGGCTGGGTATTTGATAATGAATTTGACAATTTAGACTTCCCTGATGAAATTAATCTATTTGGCATTGATGGCACAGAATTCCTTGATGATAAAGATGTATCAGGGATACTTAGTTATTACATTCTTTGGCGTGTGATGAGTTTAGCAGATGGTAGAAGACTTTGTATTGATATAGATGAGGCTTGGAAGTGGCTTGAAAATGACATCGTGCAAGAAGAAGTTAAAAATAAATTTAAAACCATTAGAAAACAAAATGGCTTTCTAAGATTAGCAACGCAAAGCGTGGAAGACTTTTTAAAACTTAAAAACGCAACAACACTTATAGAACAATCCGCAACAATGGTATTTTTACCTAATCCAAAAGCTAAAGAAGAAGAATATGTAAAAGGAATAGGCTTAAGCTATGATGAGTATATGATTATTAAAGGGTTTAAACCCTCAAAAAGACAATTTTTAATCAAAAGACAAGATGAAAAAGTTATTTGCACTTTGGATTTAAGCTCTTTAGGCAATGAGAATTTAAAAATTCTCTCCACAGGAACAGCTCATATAGACACCATAGAAAAAATATTTGCACAAAATCATAAAAGCCTTGATGAGAAAGTGGCAGAGCTTAAAGAATTTTATAGGAATTCATAGGGGTTATAAATGAGAGATAAAAAACTAAGACAAGAGATTTTAGCCTTAGAAAATGAAGTCAAAGAGCTTGAAAAAACTCTTGGTGCGATTAAGCAAAGATTACTTAATCTTAAAGACCTCGCTTGGGATAGACAAAGCAAAAAAGAAAGCTCTAGCATGTATAAGGTGCTAAAAGAGGATAAAACGCATACTATGGTTAAAAGTGAGCTAGGGGACATTAAGGTTGATAAAGATTTTATGGAGAAAGAAATCACTAAGCACCTTGATAATCCAAATTTAAGAGGTATGGTAACAACTAAAGAAATGCTTTCTTTTCCTAAGGTGGCTAAGGGCGTGAAGGCAGAGTATGATGAAAGGTATCAAGGATATAGCTGGAGAGTAAAGGCAAATGATGGAAGCATTTTAAACTATGGCGAAAGAGATTATGGAAATGGGCATAGATTATTAACAGCACATTCAAAGACAGGAAGGGACGAACGGGGTCAGCTTCGCCGAGAGTTTAACGACCGCAATTTTCACAATCCTGCTGATGAAATTATACCACAGCAAGACAAATCTGCAAAGGATTTTAAATCAAAACTTAAAGCATTTAACGCCAAAAACAAAACTTAAACTCAAATCAATATAAAGGAGTTGAAACGATGAATGTGGTTATTAATAAACAAGAAGTGCAATTTAGCACTCAAGATAATCAAACTTTTTGCACAAGTTTAGATGTAGCTAGGGTTTTTGGAAAGCAACATAAACATATACTAGTAAGCATTGAACGCATTTTAAGCGATTTACGAGAAATAGGGGCTTCTAACGAAATGCTCAATTTTCGGCAGGTCGTAAGAACCTCGCAAACAACGAACCCTAAGAATGGAAAGATAGTTAATAGAAAAATGCCTATGTATAATCTAACCAGAGATGGCTTCTCACTTTTAACAATGGGCTTTACAGGAAAAACTGCACTACAATGGAA
Coding sequences within it:
- a CDS encoding CTP synthase; the encoded protein is MKETKYIFVTGGVLSSLGKGIAAASIATLLKNSKLKVSILKADPYINVDPGTMSPFEHGEVFVTEDGAETDLDLGHYERFLDENLSQNNNFTTGKVYQSVIEKERRGEYLGKTIQVIPHIVGEIKERIIKAGENKDILIVEIGGTVGDIEGLPFLEAIRALKLEVGKNNAMNIHLTLVPFIKAAGELKTKPTQHSVGELRRIGISPDMIICRSEKPLDRDLKDKIAISCGVQKNCVIESIDAASIYQIPLNFLKQDILTPICEALSLKNLKPNMENWDSLVKRVIAPSNEVKIAFVGKYVDLKESYKSLTEALIHAGAALDTRVEIRWIDSEKLENLDPNESFKEVSGILVAGGFGVRGVEGKIKAITYAREYKIPFLGICLGMQLVLVEFARNVLKIKDANSSEFEPNCKNPVVYLIDEFIDNSGKKQIRTAKTPLGGTMRLGAYPCQIKENTLLSKIYNTKNIKERHRHRFEANPKFRKNYENKGLVVSGESDGLIEAVELKTHDFFLAVQFHPEFTSRLERVNPVILNFIKAANAHHN
- the recJ gene encoding single-stranded-DNA-specific exonuclease RecJ translates to MHTITKKELKQILASRFENDLHKKLCELPLPSCLKDIYKAANRIKEAIERNEKVAIVGDYDVDGIISCVILSEFFDDIGFDYSVKIPNRFKDGYGLNEEIINELENIKVIITVDNGIAALEAAKLCKERGIDLIITDHHTPLQTLPQAYAIINPKQKECNFPNIEICGAQVAWYLIAALKEVCRLKYDMCKFLELLAIAIVADMMELRDLNRACVRRGIECINKSKRAAFRAMKHYYQKDKFAIDNIGFLIAPLINSAGRMDDASVSYKFLHTKDFNKAMDYLEQIISFNESRKDEEKQLFEESLKQIDEKQSCIIVGGEEWHEGVLGIVASRLAKHFKKPSFVFSINANKLKGSARSVGKIDILSLISKANPYLKNYGGHKGAAGLSLELKDYENFKNLIQKESTLINKEEFLDTEETLGVLEPSEIDFEMLEILESFEPFGYKNPRPYFVLKNLKVKNKKLLGKEKKHLKLILVKDNKTIEALFFNFDKEPNLEETIDVVGSISKNEFRGLVTPQFIIQELSLLSS
- the pflB gene encoding motility protein PflB → MAEEVILEKPEEKRLDESLDGFRGEEGAAPEGEELAALPEELPSESSTGFSFTREGAKEEESTFFEEVDEQKTQEWYKDKKFMSLVGLSLAIISVLIFTLFYLTFSEGNIKADFFADKEESHPITPLDESYDYSDMAKIDGMIQKANALYLRGEIEQALEVYAQVAVYNEALSNYNLGVSQMNEGDFKTALESFKRAISNGENQSVSAINAAVCALKLNDEEKFRYYISLAEIYLPKEGKSKLYEYYLSLINYYKGYYPEALQMLQKTKIEPYTDTAKYLSAKIYAKMDLDKKAINELTTQGSFESSLSLGLLYARVGEYDRARRALETAMKIERDFNASLATLTLVDLKTGRFQDMLARLDNAYKDEAEKYKILGRYKIKTILSKELFDINLAQENFSKDLLKNSKDQFDLLFYFAPYQVFDSKQAAFYIKKANITGFVDDNFNTGSYLNASRALSSTNVKIASIINHALNQRLRQANAEFKALLDVYPEHSILHYNLALTYAQLQNYELAYKHFASSYHLNPKNYQAGAFAMLSAKLSGVNTNKFYNEILENISVDAEFKATMAKSMLFLANADFISMLPFLDELKQETPLSLIFEAIIAKNNGLNQQVGVKIAKLKTLLPNDIISNILYFNSLNENANIKEYAQNAQIHFKNLGFDYRAVFGGADIAREYYVSLMHIAGILNLERQKFKEYLNTNAGQNEGAIQTLAYLDIFAGQFEEAYALYNVLIDEYGVKDSHTLFLAAVAATGANNPNSAIALLQLAKLNDNGNKESKAALGFLYHEVQNYEPALLQYKTLPNDFKSKFFTFDLRRE
- the serS gene encoding serine--tRNA ligase; the encoded protein is MLDLKKLQNDFDGVAAKLKNKKLDEALLKDLSEIFTLLKKEKTLLEELQAFQNKFSKELANAENKEELKQKLSENKTKISTQNQKVKELEERLESLAFKIPNIPDDDVVVGEDEDANLELKRVLTPPSFDFEPREHFELGEKLEWLDFVRGVKIAQSRFCVLKEEGALLNRALINYMIDFNRSRGFKLVNVPFLVNENAMFGTGQLPKFKDDMYKIEEEDLYLISTSEIALTNLFNDEILSAENLPLKMTAYSACFRKEAGSAGRDTRGIIRQHQFEKVELVSITSPKQSQSVFNEMCECASDLLSSLGLAHRWVMLCTGDLGFSAAKTIDLEVWLPGQNKYREISSISNCRDFQARRAKIRYKNEQGKNELVHTLNGSSLAVGRTLVAIMENYQDKDGKIAIPDVLRKYF